One Sphingomonas endolithica DNA segment encodes these proteins:
- a CDS encoding efflux transporter outer membrane subunit, with protein sequence MRRALRRLAPTVSILAVSACTMAPDYHVPVTPSAPAYKEVPGWTAATPLDGQPRGAWWQGFGDPVLGELESRAEAASPTIAAAVARYDQAVALADRAGAERLPEVSVGPSLSRERLSAGRPLGSSSATYTARTLGGSVDWEVDLWGRLRDEARAGRAEAAASDADLASARLSLHASIADSYFRLRGLDAEAELLRQTIAAYARAFELTDIRHSGGIASGLDTNRAQSQLSDAKAQLATIALDRATTEHELAVLVGETPSSFTLAPATPTIQPFAVSAGIPSELLQRRPDIAAAERRVAAANQRIGVAKAAQFPQLTLGLSGGYQSTSGSIVSAANSFWALGPLALLAPIFDGGRRSADIRRSRAIFEETAADYRRIVLEAFRDVEDGLAAANHLADAEREQDAAAAAAGRTGDLALIRYRDGASDYLEVVVAQTVALDAQRAALRLHTQRLQASVALVRAIGGGGNAQTGAVITASPDLMHRSLVASRRHPRIVYPSESAGGFQVHRRGCQSRW encoded by the coding sequence ATGCGCCGTGCGTTGCGGCGCCTGGCGCCGACGGTGTCGATCCTGGCCGTCTCGGCCTGCACGATGGCGCCGGACTATCACGTGCCGGTCACACCGAGCGCGCCGGCGTACAAGGAAGTCCCCGGCTGGACTGCCGCCACCCCGCTCGATGGGCAACCGCGCGGCGCGTGGTGGCAGGGGTTCGGCGATCCCGTGCTGGGCGAGCTCGAATCGCGCGCCGAAGCCGCGAGCCCGACGATCGCCGCGGCAGTCGCGCGGTACGACCAGGCGGTCGCGCTGGCCGATCGCGCCGGCGCGGAACGGCTGCCCGAAGTGTCGGTCGGGCCGTCACTGTCGCGCGAACGCCTCTCCGCCGGCCGACCGCTCGGCAGCAGCAGCGCGACCTATACCGCGCGCACGCTCGGCGGGTCGGTCGATTGGGAAGTCGATTTGTGGGGCCGGCTGCGCGACGAGGCACGCGCCGGTCGCGCCGAGGCGGCGGCGAGCGACGCCGATCTTGCCTCGGCGCGGCTCAGCCTGCACGCCAGCATCGCCGACAGCTATTTCCGCCTGCGCGGGCTTGATGCCGAAGCCGAATTGCTGCGCCAGACGATCGCCGCCTACGCCCGCGCGTTCGAGCTGACCGATATCCGCCACAGCGGCGGAATCGCCTCGGGGCTCGACACCAATCGTGCGCAGAGCCAATTGTCCGACGCCAAGGCGCAGCTCGCGACGATCGCGCTCGACCGCGCCACGACCGAGCATGAACTCGCGGTGCTGGTCGGCGAGACGCCGTCGAGCTTCACGCTCGCCCCGGCGACGCCGACGATCCAGCCGTTCGCGGTGTCGGCGGGCATCCCGTCCGAGTTGCTCCAGCGCCGCCCCGACATCGCCGCCGCCGAACGCCGCGTCGCCGCCGCCAACCAGCGCATCGGCGTCGCCAAGGCGGCGCAGTTCCCGCAGCTCACGCTCGGCCTGTCCGGCGGCTATCAGAGTACCAGCGGGAGCATCGTCTCCGCTGCCAACAGCTTCTGGGCGCTCGGGCCCTTGGCGTTGCTCGCGCCGATCTTCGACGGCGGTCGCCGCAGCGCCGATATCCGGCGTTCGCGCGCGATCTTCGAGGAGACCGCAGCGGATTATCGTCGCATCGTTCTGGAAGCATTCCGCGACGTAGAGGACGGCCTTGCCGCGGCTAACCACCTGGCCGATGCCGAACGCGAACAGGACGCCGCCGCTGCCGCTGCCGGCCGCACCGGCGATCTCGCGCTGATCCGCTACCGCGACGGCGCATCCGATTATCTCGAGGTCGTCGTTGCGCAAACAGTCGCTTTGGATGCCCAGCGCGCAGCGCTTCGCCTTCATACTCAGCGATTACAGGCATCGGTAGCGCTTGTCCGCGCGATCGGCGGGGGCGGTAACGCGCAAACCGGTGCGGTGATTACGGCTTCGCCAGACCTAATGCACCGGTCCTTAGTGGCATCGCGCAGGCACCCGCGCATCGTATACCCCTCCGAAAGCGCAGGTGGTTTCCAGGTTCATCGCCGAGGCTGCCAGTCAAGGTGGTGA
- a CDS encoding efflux RND transporter periplasmic adaptor subunit: MSDQQPRSLRTIGIGAGVVALAVVAVGIGARVSADHKLETVAREDALPTVLVITPATSGAGQGLTLPGNIQAYNSAAVYARANGYVRRWLVDIGDHVAAGQTLAIIDAPEVDQQLAQAQADFQTAAANQALARTTAVRWDALLARDAVSKQEADEKRGALAANTALTNAQSANVRRLRALKGFTRITAPFAGVVTSRSAQIGALIVAGNAASQPLFTVSDMRRLRIFVRVPQGSSGQIHSGMQAKLTVPEFPGREFTATLTRSAGAVDPASGSVLVQLDADNQDGALKPGGYAQVRFPLAAATGITLPASAVMVRESGTVVAIVDAQNRVHIRPVTISRDEGAVVQIGAGLTGRERVVDTPPDAIAEGDRVRVQKAAPQPKAAS; this comes from the coding sequence ATGTCTGATCAACAACCCCGTTCGCTACGCACGATCGGCATCGGCGCCGGCGTCGTGGCGCTCGCCGTGGTCGCGGTCGGCATCGGCGCGCGCGTCAGCGCCGACCACAAGCTGGAGACGGTCGCGCGCGAGGATGCGTTGCCCACCGTCCTCGTCATCACCCCGGCGACCAGCGGCGCGGGGCAGGGGCTGACGCTGCCCGGCAATATCCAGGCCTATAACAGCGCCGCGGTCTATGCCCGCGCCAACGGCTATGTCCGCCGCTGGCTGGTCGATATCGGCGATCATGTCGCCGCCGGTCAGACGCTGGCGATCATCGATGCGCCGGAAGTCGACCAACAGCTGGCGCAGGCGCAGGCCGATTTCCAGACCGCCGCCGCCAATCAGGCGCTGGCGCGCACCACCGCGGTGCGCTGGGACGCATTGCTCGCGCGCGACGCCGTGTCGAAGCAGGAAGCGGACGAGAAGCGCGGCGCGCTTGCCGCCAATACCGCGCTGACCAACGCGCAATCGGCCAATGTCCGCCGGCTGCGCGCGCTGAAGGGCTTCACCCGCATCACCGCGCCGTTCGCCGGCGTGGTGACCAGCCGCTCGGCGCAGATCGGCGCGCTGATCGTCGCCGGCAATGCCGCGTCGCAGCCGCTGTTCACGGTGTCGGACATGCGCCGGCTGCGCATCTTCGTGCGCGTGCCGCAGGGCAGCTCTGGCCAGATCCATTCGGGCATGCAGGCCAAGCTTACGGTGCCCGAATTCCCCGGGCGCGAATTCACCGCGACTCTGACGCGCTCGGCCGGCGCGGTCGATCCGGCCTCGGGCAGTGTGCTCGTCCAACTCGATGCCGACAATCAGGATGGCGCGCTCAAGCCCGGCGGCTATGCCCAGGTCCGCTTCCCGCTCGCCGCTGCCACCGGCATCACCTTGCCCGCCAGCGCGGTGATGGTGCGCGAGAGCGGCACGGTGGTGGCGATCGTCGACGCGCAGAACCGCGTGCACATCCGCCCCGTGACGATCAGCCGCGACGAAGGCGCGGTGGTGCAGATCGGCGCCGGCCTGACTGGCCGCGAGCGCGTCGTCGACACGCCGCCCGATGCGATCGCCGAGGGCGATCGGGTCCGCGTGCAAAAGGCCGCACCACAGCCCAAGGCGGCCAGCTGA
- a CDS encoding efflux RND transporter permease subunit has translation MIGIVKIALKRPLTFIVMALLILIVGAMAALRTPVDIFPEIKVPVIAVAWNYSGLPPEDMSGRIITPYERILTTTVNDIEHIESQSMPGIGIVKIYFQPGADIRTATAQVTSVSQTVLRQMPPGVTPPLILNYSASTVPILQLALSGKGLSEQQFFDLGVNQIRPALVTVAGAAIPYPSGGRQRQVQIDIDPQALNANGLSAQDVANAIAAQNQINPAGFVKIGSLQYSVKLNNAPSSIDALNDIPVKVVNGATIYMHDVAHVRDGSGPQTNVVHVDGARSALLTVLKNGATSTLAIVQGIKDKLPALQETLPANLKVLPVGDQSLFVKGAVEGVVKEGALAAILTSLMILLFLGSWRSTVIIAVSIPLAVLSAVAALAAFGQTLNTMTLGGLALAVGILVDDATVTIENINWHLEQGKGVIPSILDGAAQIVTPAFVSLLCICIVFVPMFFLPGVAGFLFVPMALAVIFAMIASFILSRTLVPTMAMYLLKPHAGDVHEAGSPTSRNPLVKFQRGFEHRFEKIRTGYGGLLERALKAPKPYAIGFMVSVLLSFLLTPFLGRNFFPSVDSGQIAMHVRAPVGSRIENTSAEFQRIEAKIKALLPEGEITSVTDNIGLPVSSINTVYNNSGTIGPQDGDILITLGKEHAPTAEHVALLRRELPRAFPADSFAFLPADITSQILNFGAPAPIDIQVGGRDAKANAAYAARILRELKAIRGLADARIQQSASYPQLSVNVDRSRIGQYNLTERDVTNSLATTLAGTSQTAPVFFLNPENGVSYPVVGQTPEHQIGSISDLSNVPISAAAGGPSQVLGGLATIDRSNAAAVVSHYNIQPVVDIYATPQGRDLGAVAGDIEAVLKKLDKDKPKGVTVELRGQFATMNTAFSGLGFGLLGAIVLIYLLIVVNFQSWLDPFVIITALPAAIAGIVWTLFVTSTTLSVPALTGAIMCMGVATANSILVVSFARERLAELGNSYEAALEAGMVRFRPVLMTALAMIIGMLPMALGLGEGGEQNAPLGRAVIGGLLCATIATLMFVPVIFSFAHRKGVKALTAKELELAHV, from the coding sequence ATGATCGGCATCGTCAAAATCGCGCTGAAGCGCCCGCTGACCTTCATCGTCATGGCGCTGTTGATCCTGATCGTCGGGGCGATGGCGGCATTGCGCACGCCGGTCGATATCTTCCCCGAGATCAAGGTGCCGGTGATCGCGGTCGCGTGGAATTACAGCGGCTTACCGCCCGAAGACATGAGCGGGCGGATCATTACGCCATACGAGCGTATCCTGACCACGACGGTCAACGATATCGAGCATATCGAGAGCCAATCGATGCCCGGCATCGGCATCGTCAAGATCTACTTCCAGCCCGGCGCCGACATCCGCACCGCGACGGCGCAGGTCACCTCGGTATCGCAGACCGTGTTGCGCCAGATGCCGCCGGGCGTGACGCCGCCGTTGATCCTCAACTACAGCGCCTCGACCGTGCCGATCCTGCAGCTGGCCCTGTCGGGCAAGGGGCTGAGCGAGCAGCAATTCTTCGATCTCGGCGTCAATCAGATCCGCCCGGCGCTGGTGACGGTGGCCGGTGCGGCGATCCCCTATCCCTCTGGCGGACGCCAGCGCCAGGTGCAGATCGATATCGACCCGCAGGCGCTGAACGCCAATGGCCTGTCGGCCCAAGATGTGGCGAACGCGATTGCCGCGCAGAACCAGATCAATCCGGCCGGCTTCGTCAAGATCGGTAGCCTGCAATATAGCGTGAAGCTCAACAACGCGCCGTCGTCGATCGATGCGCTCAACGACATCCCGGTCAAGGTCGTGAACGGCGCGACGATCTACATGCACGATGTCGCGCATGTCCGCGACGGCAGCGGCCCGCAGACCAATGTCGTGCATGTCGATGGTGCGCGGTCGGCGCTGCTCACCGTGCTCAAGAATGGTGCGACCTCGACACTGGCGATCGTGCAGGGGATCAAGGACAAACTGCCTGCGCTGCAGGAGACGCTGCCGGCCAACCTGAAGGTGCTGCCGGTCGGCGACCAGTCGCTGTTCGTGAAGGGGGCGGTGGAGGGCGTGGTCAAGGAGGGGGCACTTGCCGCGATCCTGACCTCGTTAATGATACTGCTGTTCCTCGGCTCGTGGCGCTCGACGGTGATCATCGCGGTGTCGATCCCGCTTGCCGTGCTCTCGGCGGTCGCGGCGCTCGCCGCGTTCGGCCAGACGCTCAACACGATGACGCTGGGGGGGCTGGCGCTGGCGGTCGGCATTCTGGTCGACGATGCGACGGTGACGATCGAGAACATCAACTGGCACCTCGAACAGGGCAAGGGCGTGATCCCCTCGATCCTCGACGGTGCCGCGCAGATCGTCACCCCGGCGTTCGTCTCCCTGCTGTGCATCTGCATCGTGTTCGTGCCCATGTTCTTCCTGCCCGGCGTCGCCGGCTTCCTGTTCGTGCCGATGGCGCTGGCGGTGATCTTCGCGATGATCGCCTCGTTCATCCTGTCGCGCACACTGGTGCCGACGATGGCGATGTATCTGCTCAAGCCCCATGCCGGCGACGTGCACGAAGCCGGCAGCCCGACCTCCCGCAACCCGCTGGTCAAGTTCCAGCGCGGCTTCGAGCATCGCTTCGAGAAGATCCGCACCGGCTATGGCGGGCTGCTCGAGCGCGCGCTGAAAGCGCCCAAGCCGTACGCGATCGGCTTCATGGTCAGCGTGTTGCTCAGCTTCCTGCTGACCCCGTTCCTCGGGCGCAATTTCTTCCCCTCGGTCGATTCGGGCCAGATCGCGATGCATGTACGCGCGCCGGTCGGCTCGCGGATCGAGAATACGTCGGCCGAATTCCAACGGATCGAAGCCAAGATCAAGGCGCTGCTCCCCGAGGGAGAGATCACGTCGGTCACCGACAATATCGGCCTGCCGGTCAGCAGCATCAACACGGTGTACAACAATTCGGGCACGATCGGCCCGCAGGATGGCGATATCCTGATCACCCTCGGTAAGGAACATGCGCCGACCGCAGAGCATGTCGCTCTGTTGCGTCGCGAACTGCCGCGCGCCTTCCCGGCCGACAGCTTCGCCTTCCTGCCGGCCGACATCACCAGCCAGATCCTCAATTTCGGTGCCCCGGCGCCGATCGACATCCAGGTCGGCGGGCGCGATGCCAAGGCCAATGCCGCTTATGCTGCTCGGATCCTGCGCGAGTTGAAGGCGATCCGCGGGCTCGCCGATGCGCGCATCCAGCAATCGGCCTCGTACCCGCAGCTATCGGTCAACGTCGATCGCTCGCGCATCGGGCAATACAATCTCACTGAACGCGACGTGACCAACAGCCTCGCAACGACGCTGGCCGGCACCTCGCAGACCGCACCAGTGTTCTTCCTCAATCCCGAAAACGGCGTGTCATACCCGGTGGTCGGACAGACGCCGGAGCACCAGATCGGCTCGATCAGCGATCTTTCCAATGTGCCGATTTCGGCGGCGGCCGGCGGCCCATCGCAGGTGCTCGGTGGGCTGGCGACGATCGACCGCTCGAATGCCGCCGCGGTCGTCAGCCATTACAACATCCAGCCGGTGGTCGATATCTACGCCACGCCGCAGGGCCGGGATCTGGGCGCGGTCGCCGGCGACATCGAAGCGGTGCTCAAGAAGCTCGACAAGGACAAGCCCAAGGGCGTCACCGTCGAGCTGCGCGGCCAGTTCGCGACGATGAACACCGCCTTCTCTGGCCTCGGCTTCGGCCTGCTTGGCGCGATCGTGCTGATCTATCTGCTGATCGTGGTGAACTTCCAGAGCTGGCTCGATCCGTTCGTGATCATCACCGCGCTGCCCGCGGCAATCGCCGGGATCGTCTGGACCTTGTTCGTCACCAGCACGACCTTGTCGGTGCCGGCGCTGACCGGCGCGATCATGTGCATGGGCGTCGCCACCGCCAACTCGATCCTCGTCGTCAGTTTTGCGCGTGAACGGCTCGCCGAGCTGGGCAATTCGTACGAGGCCGCCCTGGAGGCCGGGATGGTCCGCTTCCGCCCGGTGCTGATGACCGCGCTGGCGATGATCATCGGCATGCTGCCGATGGCGCTGGGCCTCGGCGAAGGCGGCGAGCAGAACGCGCCACTCGGGCGCGCCGTGATCGGCGGCCTGCTCTGCGCGACGATCGCCACTTTGATGTTTGTCCCCGTCATCTTCAGCTTCGCGCACCGCAAGGGCGTTAAGGCACTGACGGCCAAGGAACTGGAACTCGCCCATGTCTGA